TCCTTGGAGGGGCCCCAAAGCTGTTGTCTGGCCCACAGCATTTGGAAGGTTGAATGTGCTGTCGGCACAGGGGGTACACCTGCGCTATGGATTGGTTTAGCACTAGTTTGGCCATGATCTGTTACAGTTCTAGGAATGTATGTCCTTATTGTGCCTCTGTTGGCAATTAGTCTTTGCCTGTTGCCGGTCCTAGATGTGCACTGCAGATGTGTAAGAAGCTCAGGCTGGAGGACCGTGTGTTGACATCACAGGTGGGGCACTTAACAAGGTGCCCTTGTGTGCAAGTTTTGCATTTACTACAGCTCCCTTTGAATGTACCAGTTGTGTAGCCAAGTGCATACCGTAACACTCAAGCACAGATGTGGGACAAACAGGCACCATAAAAAACCCCTCAGGCACACTACATCAGTAATGCAGGTGCACTGCAATGCACATCCCAATCAAAATATTACATTGCATAAAAACATTCTTTATACGGATGCAATAACCATGTGGTGATCTGTATCACTCTGCTAACAGCACTCCTCATTAGCCAGGTAGGTCTGTAATGAGTGTACCTTTGCTAGTCTGCATGCCACTAAACTAGAGGCCTCCACTAGCAGAGTGAGGTCAGCCGGGAATCATGCTTCACACTACTGACTGATGCAGCTGAGTGGGAAACATCTGTAAGGCAGATACTGGTTTTGCCTGTAAACTCCTTGGACAGAAACAAGTCTCTGTGGGACTTGACGTGTGTGGACTGACGTGAATAAAATAAGGTATGATATGAAGAGATACTTAATTTTAGATGTATGTTTATGTATATGTAACCATAgagttttttctctccttagaTGTGGCCGTCTAGTGTATCATCTGGGTCTGCCCTATTCCTTCCTGTCTTTCCAATATGTAGAAGAATCTATTAAGATCGCATACTGTGAAAACAAGTGTGGAAACTGCTCTTACATggtattttcttgtttcattctATATATACCAGGAAAGGAAACTGGGTTTGActcatacttaaaaaaaaatatttcagtgtgaTTAATCCAAAAATACATGATTTAGAATTTACACATTTCATGTGTCTTGACAGAGAActcttaaacatttttcaaagtgaattaGATCTAATTTACAATAAACTGATTATATGAATTCCTACCCTTGATAGAAAGgcaaagcattttcagaaatctaAATGCAATCTTGGATGCAATTTCTGGAATTACAGCTAGTGAGCAATTAGCTACTCTATTTTTGGGAAGGGTAGGTACTTAAACAAAtagctgttttttatttaaacctgAGAATCAAGTCCAAGCTGGTTTGAGTTACTGTTCCTTTTAGTTTACATTGAAACACAATATACAACAGTTACTTTGAAAAAGTAGTAATACAAGGTGACAGATTATTATTACCATTATAAAAGAAGGGTAGCTTTgttttacatataaataaacagcaaaactaCTTTAAGAATTATCAAGAAATGTATGTACATAGACATGAAAGTTCAATGAGAATAATAACTTTTGATCCCATCATACAATTTTTCATGTCAATGTAGGCCTCAGGCAGGTCAGATGTGGCATCCTagaaaaagaacacattttatcGGCAATTACTTGAATTATAAGTTTACATTAAGAATATTAACTGCCTTGTTACCAGTGGTGTAAAACAAGGTTCTTTTAGACACATTCATATCTTTCTTCGGCAAAGTAACTTAAAATCGGGTTTCTGGTTCTGCAAAAATGTTAGGATATTATTTTGGAACGAGTTTAAATAAATGTCTTGTATTTAATACTAccttctgttttgcaggaagCTGATATTGATGGTATATGTGAAAACATCACTAAAAAAGCCGATGAAAAGCTAGCAGAGATAGAACCCAAACCAACTAGTCAACGTTCACAACACCACAGCCTGCATAGACacagacaccaccaccaccaccaccatcattCCAAAAATGCAAACCATCAGGCTCCTCCTGAAACTCAAAGACATCATCCTCACAGTGGTCGGCGTCATAGAGTTTTTGGCCATAACAGACATGATCAGACAGGTAGTCATGAACAGGTAGAAAGTGTGGAAACTACACCAGAtaaaaagctatgaaaaaaagggaaaaccagcTGTAAAAACTCATTAACTTGAAACTGGCAGACAGCATCAGACTCAACTTCTAGTAGCTGATGCTGTCATTGTCGACACCTTTTGTTTGAAGAGCTAGGAAATTCTGTCACTTGACAGTGTCGTGGAGCACTTCCAAATTCTTGCAGATGACATGGCCAGCTGTCAGCAGAGGACATCACTGAATCTTGACAGTGACGTCTGCTCACTGCTGCCTGACAgtcaccagcagcagaagcaagtgAAACTAGTGACACCTGACAATGacaagaaaaggcaagaaactgAGCCTGAAAAACAAACTAAGCACCTTAAAAATGGAAGGGGGTCCTGCTGCCTAAATTCACGTAGCTGCAAGAGTGGAAAAATTAACAGACCAAATGTTTTTATTGCCCccaattaaaaattacagtgacAGGCGTGTAGAGTTAAAATATTGCGAAGAAGTAGACTTTCAGAGCAGTGCTCTTAGATTTACACAATACCTGTCAAATTCCATCACTGAAAAGCTTCATAACTTAAAGGAATTTAATTGACCCatagtttgtttttcagttgcaCTGGGAAGGTGTCTGCATTCTTGATTAATTTgtctttcttgtttctcttctaaCATTCTGCTTGCATTTGTGAGGACAGGAGCATAAACTATGACCTAGGGGCTCCTGTCTGATGTGTTGCAATCAAGAATAGAAGATAAacaaaacagatattttaatcattttttaattaagatgaTGGGATATATTCAAAAGTtgatttggttggttttttattttcctgaccTGGGGATACAAATCATGTACAAAAAAGCTTATTCCTAAGCAACGTGCCAAAATAACTTTCTATCTTAAATGTTAGATACAAGCAgtaattgcattatttttaaacaagcttGTAAGTTTAACTTTGTGGCTTAGATACAGCATCAGTGTCCATTAACACACACTACTACAGCTTGTAAAATCCCACCAAATCAGTAAGATCATGCCTAAAGTGAGAAGCAGTGTTAACAACCCTTCATGCAGAATCAGTATCAAAAAAGAGGGAGGGGTAGAACAAGTTTAATGTTTATCTTTGTTAATAACAGTGCTGAATTTGATAAATCTATAGTGATTAGTAAGGTAATATACCACTTGTATAACTTCTCTGTCTGTAGCTTAGCTTTCCTAACCTTTGATTAACtgagttgaaataaaaatatagttgTTAGAAGGATTCCTGGATGAAGAGAGCattcaagaaaggaaaactgctttgaaagcGTACACCATAATTAATGATGGTTTAATAGGGAAATTATTATTCCTACCAAACCTGAATCTTTTTATTGTGAATGCTGATTAGCAAGAAAGTAGTCTTGAACATACAAAGAATGCATGTCTTTGGAATATTTGAGAAGAgtgttttcaataaaaaaaacacctgtatTTCTTCCTATCTTGGCTTTACTTTCAGGTGCACAGTTTGAAATATACTATTTCTCATTGTATGTACTACTGAAACTATGTCATTTACTCAATACTGCCTCTGTTTGAAAGGCAAGTCTTGGCTTTTGTTGAGACGTTGTTCTAAGTCTCTTATGGTGTTTCGAAGAATTTcaatttccttgtttttctcctcctggagatgctgcagcttctgtaaaaatgaaaggacAGGCTTCAGTGTTAAACATCACATAGCATTATGTAACAATACAATATGCTGTGACTAATGAGAAATGTTCTAATAAGAATGCTTTTCTAAGTATGTTGTATCACAAAATTACAAAGATTACTTCCCCAGAACCCTATTTTTGTGACATCCCAAAGTCCCATGCCTACAAAAACAATAATGCACACACATAATTGATATCACAGGCATTTATGTCAGTTCTATCTTAAGTTCCCAGGTTAACAAATCTATTCTAAAACCACTTAACACGTGGGCTTTTGTTGTTGAACCCCAGCTGTATCAATATCAGTGCAAAGATGTGGAATTACTTGCCTAGAGGTGGGAAGGATGTGTTGGGAGAGTGAGTTAAGATGGACCCCTAAGGCATGAAACTCCACACACACGGAGTTTTGTTGCAGTTACACACAGTAAAACCCCATGGAACAGCCTGTAACAGTATTTAGTATCTGCAGGCTACAGGCTATTTAGCACATACCCTTCGATAGATACTCTGTGGCAAGACAGAAGCCTCTGAAaatgattttgttgttttattctGAACTCTTGCTAATTTAGCATTGAACTGCAAGAatcaggacaagaggaaacattaagaaccaaaaaggaaaaaagggatgTTAAATAATACAATTATAatttccacttttttaaaattagattttgtACCTGGAAGTAGTAATAGCAAGCTTATCTACTATTTAAAACTAGGACAATGAAGCTACTTTATTTAAGAAAGAATGCAATTACAAGttatgtttcttaaaaaaacgCCTGAAAATATCACAAACAGTAAATAGTACAAATATGGTGAACCAAATACATGTAGATGAACAAGATGATTACCAAAAAGAATCTAAGGCTCCACAGCCACATGTCTGCAGGGGAATATGCAGAGGGTACTAAAAACCTCTGAAACCATCAGCCTTCCCTCATGTTCCAAGGATAATTCAGCCCAAACACTTTCACTTAGTATGTGAAAGGTCTGAAGTATTTCCTTAATTGTTTCTATAATCAGAGCAGCTTAAAACCTGAGCCATGAAATACATGTTGAATTCCGTGACTGAAACCTCCACAGATTCGTAAGTCTTCAAGCTCTTggaagtttattaaaaaaaaataaatatcttccCACCATTCAGAAATcaagaatgaaaataagcagagaaccttgtttggttttttttttatagcttaaCAACtagcaacattttcaaaatacttttaacttCAAACAAGAACACAGCAAACTTCAGTCTCCCTATACAGTAGGTAGAACTCAATTCCTGAGCAGAAGCAACTCAGTTACCATTATGGAAGGGAGAACATGCCACTGATCTTTGTAAAGACAATAGATTCCATAATATTACTTTGTTAAGAACTGATTAACATTTTTCACTACACAGTCTCTTCTAAGTTTACCCAATGCCCAATTGATCTTTAGCTCAGCTTTGTAATGCATACCTCTATCTGcagtttaattatttcattctgcttctcttcattctgaattttcagCTGTCTAGTCAGCTCTAgtatttccagttcttttttctctctctgttctcTATACTCCATTTCCTTTACTTCAACTGGTAACAGAGCAACACCAAATACAATGACTATAGAAGATACTTAGATGGAAAAATAGCATGATTTCCCAAATATTAAAACCTTCTTGAACAGCAGGTCATCATTTCATGGGAAAAAGAATTTCattcaagcaaaaaaatacactttaaatcTATGTGAAAACCACCCTGTTGCATATGAGTAAGATGGAGTGTCTTTAAAGAAGCACCCCATTTTATACAGTTGTCTggcttttttcagctttatggatgacaaaaaaaacctcttcaagGCTATTCCAgtactggaaaaaattaatattgaaatagttttttcttgttgcagtattatttatttgtgaaaataatgtCCTACTCTCCTGAGCATAGCTGGAACACTCTGAACAGCAGTCTAGCTTATAGTTCAAAGCAATTTTCCAAATTGTGTGACCCAAAATTTCATTCCTTCAGATTTTTAGGTTCAAGTTCCCAGTATCTGTTCTGCCTGCTTAGGAATTCCTGCTCATTCTGCGTTGCTGTACTATTGCCTCATTGCCACTGTCTACTCTCTTGAGCCAAGACAAAACGCAGTTAAATACTGCCCACTTCTAGCTTTCATATGTTTCCACTAAGAAGTGGAACTTGTATTTTTCCTAGTTGAAGTACAGCTGCTACAGATTACAAGATATTTTAGCCAATGCTATAGCATTCAGTCTTCAGAcaacttacatttttttcttatattgcAATTCAACTGTGTTATTTCCAATTTGTGGTCttcctctttgtttttaatttctatcGTAAGTTTCTCGATCTGATCTTTATATTCCTGCAAATGTAAAAAGGCTTCATAAAAATCTTgaggtttctgtgcttttagCCTTCTGCAAAGCACAACATCCATGTAAAAATGTACAGTACTCTGTAATTCAGTACTTGCTTTAGCCTCAATCTAGTAAATTCAGAATGCccatttacattttatacaaTCTAGCTGAAGTCCACagatgaaaaatgcagcagattTCATTGTATTACAGCTATCAGTTAATGTAAAATTAGAAATTGTACTTATTAGGAGAACAGGCAAATAGAGAGATAATATTCCTTCCCCTAACCCAGGATCTGATTCAGTGCTGCAATTTGTTAAGTGACTACAGTTTTACTTTTGTGGATTTTCAGCTGTAAGATTGTATAACAGAAATCATACTTAAAGTATGAGTTTTGTTAGTATTGCTTATACCAAGG
The Falco rusticolus isolate bFalRus1 chromosome Z, bFalRus1.pri, whole genome shotgun sequence DNA segment above includes these coding regions:
- the LOC119141147 gene encoding selenoprotein P, giving the protein MWAGLGLVLALCLLPGGETESQNCKEAPEWYIGEENPMLNSRGSVTVVALLQASUYLCLLQASRLEDLRVKLENEGLVNISYVVVNHQGAHSQKKVHLLRESVSEHITVYQQDEGQADVWTNLNGSKDDFLIYDRCGRLVYHLGLPYSFLSFQYVEESIKIAYCENKCGNCSYMEADIDGICENITKKADEKLAEIEPKPTSQRSQHHSLHRHRHHHHHHHHSKNANHQAPPETQRHHPHSGRRHRVFGHNRHDQTGSHEQVESVETTPDKKLUKKGKTSCKNSLTUNWQTASDSTSSSUCCHCRHLLFEELGNSVTUQCRGALPNSCRUHGQLSAEDITESUQURLLTAAUQSPAAEASETSDTUQUQEKARNUAUKTN
- the CCDC152 gene encoding coiled-coil domain-containing protein 152: MNHSHEETMKKISVVNLDKLLDNFSEIEKKISEITEANNLLVLQLEKCNRLLTLSQSMEESVKEEYTTLQNVIKGLTQTIENQCNVKDENERLKGTIHILEEKLKACEQEYKDQIEKLTIEIKNKEEDHKLEITQLNCNIRKKFEVKEMEYREQREKKELEILELTRQLKIQNEEKQNEIIKLQIEFNAKLARVQNKTTKSFSEASVLPQSIYRRKLQHLQEEKNKEIEILRNTIRDLEQRLNKSQDLPFKQRQY